In Glycine soja cultivar W05 chromosome 10, ASM419377v2, whole genome shotgun sequence, the genomic stretch ttttttgttttaattggcATTAGTTTATTATAGAATattatattgatgatattaaatgatttaatattaCTACTTTCAaacatttgataatattgtattaattatattagatatttgaatgaatcatgatataaaatagtagttctaagaaaaatatcaaatttaaatgggTAATCCCATGACTTGAATTGAACCAAAGTTCATAAATGGGTTGGATTGTGTTGGATTtcgaataaaaaattataaaaattgaatcaaattaaaCTAATCAAATTCGATTGAATTAAGTcttgaaattcaacaaaaactCATAAGCCTGTTTACGCGCTTGAATTGATTAGGGGAATCTGATTACTCAATATGGACGTGAAACTTTTAGCCTCAGTGATGAATATGTTTAAGTTATCTCTCAGCTATTGCTCAACTCACCTCTACATAGTTTCATCGGGCCATCATTTGCTAGCATTAATATTGGTcgcatattattatatattagaagaagaaaaaaaaaaagagtgaagttTAAGCTGTCTAAGCTAATAGATGGACTcccatgactttattttaatCAGAGAACTATACAAATATTTGAATGTGAACTATGGTATGTATAACTAGATAGTTAGGcttcaaaatctttattcaaTTGACATTTAACTGTTCTTGTTTCGTAATCAGATCCATATAGATACCCCGGCCAATTCAATCTGCTACccgtttttcttttatatacaaGAATTTATAACAAATTGCCTATTTGCAAGGTAAATCTAATGTAtgattaaggaaaaagaaaacaagagaaaAGTCACAGTTTCGATTTCTtctattaacaaaattaatatttgtcagtatataaaaaataaaaaaaatcaaatgtatCCACCATTTTCTTCAAGACTAAGATTCATGGTCGTGCATGGCCAGCATATGGggcacattttaattttttttctttatttctttgttgTTTGTGGATCTATCTAATTATGCCACTTATTATCACCTTCGTATGATTTGTTGTACGTACTCTAAGCATTAGTCCTCTTTGGTGACTATATTGCATTCATGTTACAGATTACGGAAGAACAACCCAACTGATATTTTCAACACCATGTGATATATATAGTTGATGATAATAACAATTTTGAATTATAAAGTAAAAGCATATGGTCTAAGATCACTTCCTTGGATGAAGATAGCTAGAATACCTGCACCTCCGTTATTAcccaaaaacaagaaatgactGACCTGCATTAACAGCATTGATTTAAAACTGATCGAACATAATAAAATTCTGACTTGTAGTGTTGAAGTTTGAACTAAAACAGGAGACTAATGCTTGACAACTTGTTAAAATGCATTCTAATTAAAGTCAATGGAACCTGGAAGAATAGAACTATTTGGCATATGTGGGACTACAAAATAGTTCGTTCAAACTTGTGAACAGTTATGTTATTCAGTTTATGAACCATTGTTTCCAtaattatggattttttttattttttattcgtaAACTAGCAACCCCACAACTTAAAGCTAACATTTTTATTGGAATCCTCACTGAACTCTCGTTCATAATGTCACGTCCTTTTAAATCCTTAATGGTTTGATAAGAGGAATATATGGTAAAAGcgaaaaatggaaaaagaacgAGAAAATATTGGAAAAACTGGAAAGTGGAGGATGAGGATGTCAAGTGTTGTGCAACCGAGAGGAGATTTATACCAATAAGTCATGAATAACCATATAAGTGAATTTAATATTACACTTTAAATTAAAACCTCAAGATTCAGATTTATTGATCTTTTCTTCAATTatatagtatttaattttttcattcctATAAAATGTGAGACTTTACTTCACAATTATACTCCAAGAAAAAGGATTATAGATTAAACCTATTTGCTGGTTGCTAGACATTATCTGTCAGTCTGGCATACGATTTAGATTATGCTGAAGTTCAACTTTAAAACTTATATTCCCCTGACTATTTGTAGTATAAAGTCATATACATTTAACATATGCTTAATATGGAGTTCTATGTGGCTCAAAATATAAGATTATGAAGATATACACAATTACACGTCATATGATGTGCAATTCAATGTCAATGATTCTGTTAGCGGAATCTGAGTACTTAAATCTTCCTGCGAAAACTGTAGGCTAGCATAGCACTGTTGAATCTGCACATGTTTATCAATTGGGCCTTCATTGCTATCACTATTGATCACATACTGTTATATACTAGTTGTTTTACAAAACACACCGAGGGGAATTTCCAGGACATCTCGCATTTTTGTTGGAACACCCATCAACACAATAAAAGAGCCAAAATATTCTTTACTTTTTCACGAATCGATAAGccgtatgagttttttttttaactcatacAGATCAATATTccgtatgagttttttttttacggattgtcaatccatgGGTCCATACAGATTCTCAATTCGTATTGGGCCTACGGATTCTCAATCCTTAAGTGAcccatatgatttttttttcaaaaatataatttacgatTTATTAATAGAACACTCAAAACAATTGAACTAATAAATACATTATGTTATAAACAAATAGTATCTCTATATATAATAGACACAAACATTATATTATGAGcttttcaatatataaaatatatttttcaaatctgTTTAAAATTTAGTAATCTTATACTTTACAATGcaaaatcaattattaaaatttagttttttttattaaaaaaaaaaagcaatgccCATTAAATCTAATAAACAACTACTAATGTGGTAAATTACAATTGAAAAAcacctaaaattttaaaatatatattgtttgaaaataaaggaatacatttttataaaaaatatccttaatttaatatcaactcttaattattaattttttaaaaattgtttacaaAATTTTCTAGAACCCCACAAAAGTAGGGCCTTAACCATCCAGTTTATATACTATCatgatagtaaaaaaatttaaaaattgttttttcagaaattttttattcatttaatttatttacaaaatttgataattaaaaaatttgatatttaactaaatggtgtatttagatgtttattataatgattaaaaattaaataaacatgatatttaattgaatgatgtattgagatattttttatagcaattgataattaaataaatttgatattttttttacatatgtaaatatttattaaacctatgatttttatttataatttatttatgtaaacaaattaattattagataaaaaataattatcacaaaatttatcatgtaaatttacatgtacattaaatataaattagaaattttagtgttatatataaagaCATTATTTGTCTATGACATAATGTGTCTATTAACTAAGTTGGTTTAAGTGTTCTATTAATAATGCACAACTTTTTCACTATGTTGTTGGGTGTCCAACAAATGCTAGGTGCCCCAAGCAATTACCCACAGAGTTGTGCAGGATGGGCCTTATTCCAGCACATTTGTAATACAATCCAGGGAGTTACTATTAGCACCGCCACAGTTGCTCTTGGCACCCTCTCCTCATATGAAATTACTACCCTACTTCCATCCTTCCCCCTACCCCCACCCCTCATTTCTTTCCCAACCCCTCTCCCTCCATCACACACTGGATTATATGTCATGCCTCCTACATCTTCCATTGTTAACTGGGAAGCCCTACACGTACATGCTCTTTCTCGtgatgacgttaaagaagccaTGTGTGGTTACAGATAAGGCACATGTGCATTTCACTTGGGCACGTGCCAGAGTTGTACAGGTGACATTTGACAGATGGTGAGGCAACATTTGCAGCTCAAGCTTACCTTCTCCATCTTCTTGTTGCATGGTATTTGCGGAGAACTCTGACATTGTGTTGGTCTGGTACCTGTCACTATGGCTGGATCTTGGAAAGTTACACTCAATAAGAATGGGGTGTTGTTGCTTTGtgttactattattatatttatctttctttaaATGTCCATGATATGttactattaattataaataatcattgtTTTCATAAAATCATAATAGCCCATTAAACTATTTGTTATATCCATACTGATATTATTTTGAACCTTTTTGTCAGTATTTGTTTTAAGTATGATACTGATAATAGTCTTTTTCAAAGCCGCTTATTAAAAAGCATTATAAGGTAAAGTATATAATAGCTTACGTTTTAAGGTATACACATTTGAATTGATCGCAATCATACAATGTGCAAATCCATGTCGATGGATTCTGTTAGCGGATATGAGTACTTAGTCTTCACGTGAAGATCGACTTTTAGGCTAGTAATTATGACAATGGTGATTGGTGAATCTGCATATGTCATCAATCTCTTCACGGTTTTGATTGGcccatttgttttcattattattgGTTTCATATTACGTTATACTGGTCGTATTACACACACTGACAAGTACAGAATGTGCCTCATTCAATTCCAGCTTATTCGTAATAAatcagtttatattttttaccaaTAATAAatcagtttatatatatataaagcttcCTGCACTTTCTAAAAATCAAACAATACTCCCTTTCTATTTTGGTAAGCTCAATCCTCAATCCACATTCTGtacttctaaaagaaaaaatattaatgtttgatttttatggGATGTAAAAAGAAAcatcctaattaaaaaaattgttaaatggGTAATTAAGTCCGATAGGATATATATgtgttgtaataatttttttagacttgctctagtaattaattaacaacTTTGGAGCTACcgtaggaaaaaaaatttgaagctaaattacattatttagtaaaaaaaaccaTAATAAAGCCGTcattaatcaataaatttatactaAGAAATTCAGACCATCCTTGATATTTTATGAGTCTGAGACAAAATGATTGATAAGGTTccttatatataagtattaaaaaatttgtacatattgcataaaaaataaaaaataattttattattaaaatgatatatttgttgcattaagtgaataatataattttaacaaacTATAAAAAGATGTATTTTTCACTCATTTTTTTAGAAGCAAAAGTTGatattcaatttatattattgtttatcATTTTGTCTTCCCATAAAAAAGTACACACacaaatatctataaataaggATACTCCCTAAAAGAAAAAGCATATACactcaatatatgtatatattatttttaaataatgatcgtatacaattttatttattataactcctctattgtttttttccttctatttttatatttctttcacattatgtatattttctattacatgtatgttttctctctcttcttgtCTTATCTCTTTTAGGTTTTACTACTCAAGATAATACctaaaaagtatataattattattttctcatcATTTCAAtgtaaaacttatatatattttttattctttataaatatatcaacttttaatattattttctttatgatttgagttttttttatgtttcttatcttatcttgtttaaaaaaacaaacatttaaagCCTATTATcatatacattatatatattgatatgtcataattagttgaaaatttatttaacatagatttatgaatataaaaaatatcttaaaaaaagaaacaaataaccgagagagagagagattttcTAATTACTTATCAcattttaatttagataaaaagagaaatgaaacaaaaatttgaatctgtatatttataacaaaaaattatacaattatatatatttttaattaattttaaggctTATTCTAATCATGAGCTAGCTAGCCCTGGGCCATCGTACGAATAACCAATGGAACTATGACCCATGCTAAAAATCTTGTGAAAATTACAACAATGAGTCTACTCTTACCTTATGTATGattggataaaattattttaaaggaataaaattgaaaatagaaaatataatggATTTAAAATGTTCATTCTTAAGCTTTGTTTGGAgtgacaaaaatataaataatggcCCCATTCTTTTATGTTTAGTATATGTTACAAGTGatacaaacaaaatatcaatttatgaatttataagTGACAAAgccttaattaattttagtgtAATGTTACggtaatgaaaaatttaatttgagcTATATGTCTTCTAGCATAATTTTTTCCCACTGAGGAAAACAATGACTCAAAAATAACCCTGGAACTGAAAAACTAGCATAATGAATTAAGCTAGCTCTCTAATAcctttattttagtgaaatagAATTCAGATTCCGTAACTTCGTAGAATGTTTATCCTTACGTTGTAAGAATGATCTCTAATTCTCATCTTGACCTAACCAAACATATGGAGGTGGATCCATTTCATCTTTACCATATTCTTAAGTTATACCTTCCACCAAATTCTTACTGTACATTCATGCatgttgatatttattttattccttttttcataaataacaaGTGTTAATGAGTGTCTTTAATATatcaatgaatttaaaatttaaaatttaaattttaaataatgaataataaaatttgatttctaataaagaacaactttttttaattcattaaatattgtatttctattacatattttatattttattctttaacaaAGGGTCATTATACATTGTTAAAAGTATCGTAATTATATTCTTAAGGAATCTTAATATAACACTTTCAGACATATTTTTTCAATACACTTTATTATTACTTGAAATTTGTCATGGCTCACGAAGATGACGTCTTAATCCTTATTTAATGAATcttattcatatttataattttgtaagcaattttttttcaatttaattaaattcgccttatattttctcttccatttttattatcatttataatactttttattttatactgaagcgttttaaaaaaaatcatgtgttgaaaaaaatgagttagaaaTTATGtcggtaatatttttttaagacaaaACTTATACTAATAATCTACGTGTTTTCGATGTGAattttgaatcaaaattaaaatttacaccttataaaaatttacacctgagtattttcttctcttttatattCTTAACTTACTTCCTTCCAAAAGGAATGatatttaacaataaaataaactttgtaTTGATTGGTATTTTTAGTGTtcaatgaaatattaaaaaaattatttcaaatttactctaaataaattacataaatttaataatttttagatatTGCTCTTATCAATTTTCCAACCATGTATTAATGAAAAGTGAAGATATTTAATGTACTACTATTTcaataactaatttatttaatattgttcTTAATATGTGTGAAAAACTTTAAATACAGATATTTTAGAATAGAGAGAGTATGAAAAAAGGATTGTCGCAAAATACGTACATTATTTCTCTCACTTTAAAGGAACCAAATAAATCTCGGATAAATATGATTAAGGGTAGTTTAGAAAATATCATTCTTATATgaaatcaagaaaattaaataaatttaactaacgTCATTAATCAATGATTAGATATTTGCATTTATAGTTGAATGGAGTATTATTCTTTATGAACAAGGGTTGTCGCAAAGTAAACGTGATTTTGCAATTGCTTGGAACAGCCATCCAAAGAATTTATACCCTGGGTAGTTGAGATCATTCATGAAATCACACAgtagcattttaattttcatgacATGTCACCACTGTGTCAATGGTGTTCGAATGGAGTCAGCGATCCCTTCCATACCCAAAGGGCCATATGCACATAGGATTGTCGGACCCTTGCTAGTGTTTTCCTATTCCATGAATCTGATGCGGGGACCAAAGTGGAAACTAATTGGATAAACACTTATCTCCACATCACCTACCCTCGATCACAACCCATATATATCATTCACAaccaaaattaatattacatgtTACTATAACATATACTTGTGGGTAATTAAGGGAGGATCAAATTAAACCATTAATTTATATCACCTCAATAGACAAAGGAATCGGTAAAATATCTATCTAAATTACTAGCGCAAtcattttccttaattatttttctctcttttttccatTTCTCATGCATTGccctttatttgttattatctttaattccctttagaaaagaaaaacatgggcAGGGTAAGATTTGCCATGCCGATGATGTATGCATGCATATGACACTTGTAACTCTTTGGTGGCCTTTGACTTGTTagcattaatattataatactaCTAATTCTAATTGGATATAGGATTCCATTCTTTCGGCTGATTGTGTTGACAACGCAACATTGTTTTGTGCCATCTGCCTCAGAGAAGTTtgcataaataattaacaattagtTGATGCTGCGAACCAGGGCCGAAAGAGTTTTTCATCActctaataaattaaattatttatatatatatatatatatatatatatatatacacacacacattgtTCTTATTCCTTCACTACTGATTGTTCGATCGTACGAGAACCCCAAGTGATTTGAATTATCACTTGCATGAACAGTGTGATTCTAAATGCAACTTGTGTTCCATGTCAGAGTCACCATCGATCAAATGATCAGCGAGCATTTCTCTCTTATCCAAACAAATATCCGAAAGAATTACTTTGTTCCTTTTCCTTTCcgataaatataattactttagTTCTAATGCACAACTCCACTATCCTTGAGCCATATAAATAAGAGGAGATCAAATCTCAAAGTCCACCAGGGaagaaaaacaattaacaaAGCCTTTTAGAGCTAGTACATACAAGTTCTCATTTGCAAgctcatattttcttttcaataaccCTTTCTCTTAAAATTAGAAGCAAAAATGGATAGGGTAAGAGAGTTGGCATCAAAGAAGGCAGCAGTTATATTCACCAAGAGTTCATGTTACATGTGCCACAGCATCACGCAACTGTTCTATGAGCTTGGAGCAAGCCCAGCAGTGCATGAGCTAGACAAGGATGCATATGGGAGGGAAATGGAGTGGGCTTTGAGGAGCATGGGGTGCAACCCTTCAGTGCCAGCAGTGTTCATTGGTGGAAAATTTGTAGGCTCTTCAAAGGATGTCATATCCCTCCATGTTGATGGCTCTCTCAAACAAATGCTCATGGCTGCAAAAGCCATATGGTTCTAGTACTCAATTATATGCTCCTTAAGATATATATTTACAT encodes the following:
- the LOC114370595 gene encoding glutaredoxin-C11-like, yielding MDRVRELASKKAAVIFTKSSCYMCHSITQLFYELGASPAVHELDKDAYGREMEWALRSMGCNPSVPAVFIGGKFVGSSKDVISLHVDGSLKQMLMAAKAIWF